A DNA window from Strix aluco isolate bStrAlu1 chromosome 6, bStrAlu1.hap1, whole genome shotgun sequence contains the following coding sequences:
- the PRPF40A gene encoding pre-mRNA-processing factor 40 homolog A isoform X6: protein MQDEERGNLMLPEDTGGWGHLASLPRTIKMPGMMQSVMPGMMMSHMSQAAMQPTVPPGVNSMDAQVGVTPPGTQSSVLFRPQTTHPVVCAAQQTATTNSSVNEEHSKQKSTWTEHKSPDGRTYYYNTETKQSTWEKPDDLKTPAEQLLSKCPWKEYKSDSGKPYYYNSQTKESRWAKPKELEDLEAMIKAEENSTKPEESTPTTTAPAAAADATNTTTTATAAAETAAAVTTTTATSAATAAPEAETAAASSVADSESSGTATAEEQGQATSAPAAQDQSGEGAANAADDSSKQEASADAASKKEDDDAQPVKKTYTWNTKEEAKQAFKELLKEKRVPSNASWEQAMKMIINDPRYSALAKLSEKKQAFNAYKVQTEKEEKEEARSKYKEAKESFQRFLENHEKMTSTTRYKKAEQMFGEMEVWNAISERDRLEIYEDVLFFLSKKEKEQAKQLRKRNWEALKNILDNMANVTYCTTWSEAQQYLMDNPTFAEDEELQNMDKEDALICFEEHIRALEKEEEEEKQKSLLRERRRQRKNRESFQLFLDELHEHGQLHSMSSWMELYPTISSDIRFTNMLGQPGSTALDLFKFYVEDLKARYHDEKKIIKDILKDKGFVVEVNTSFEDFVTVISSTKRATTLDAGNIKLAFNSLLEKAEAREREREKEEARKMKRKESAFKSMLKQATPPIELDAVWEDIRDRFVKEPAFEDITLESERKRIFKDFMHVLEHECQHHHSKNKKHSKKSKKHHRKRSRSRSGSESEDDDSHSKKKRQRSESRSVSERSSSAESGTRLFWFVFKLLLTGLWLGLYNFIDVFFLFLPVSAERSYKKSKKHKKKSKKRRHKSDSPESDIEREKDKKERERESEKDRARQRSESKHKSPTKKRPGKDSGNWDTSGSELSEGELEKQRRTLLEQLDEDQ from the exons ATGCAAGATGAGGAGAGGGGTAACCTGATGCTCCCTGAAGATACAGGGGGATGGGGTCACTTGGCCAGCCTGCCAAGGACAATAAAG ATGCCTGGAATGATGCAGTCAGTAATGCCTGGAATGATGATGTCTCACATGTCTCAAGCTGCTATGCAGCCTACAGTTCCG CCAGGGGTGAACAGTATGGATGCGCAAGTAG gcGTAACACCTCCTGGAACTCAG AGCTCTGTTTTATTTCGCCCTCAGACAACGCATCCCGTAGTTTGCGCAGCCCAGCAAACAGCCACAACCAACAGCTCTGTTAATGAAGAGCACTCTAAACAG aaatcTACGTGGACAGAACACAAATCACCTGATGGAAGAACATATTATTATAATACTGAAACAAAGCAGTCTACATGGGAGAAGCCAGATGATCTCAAAACGCCTGCTGAG CAATTGTTGTCTAAATGTCCCTGGAAAGAGTATAAATCTGATTCTGGAAAGCCCTACTATTATAATTCCCAAACAAAGGAATCACGCTGGGCAAAGCCCAAAGAGCTTGAGGATCTTGAAG CAATGattaaagctgaagaaaacag CACAAAGCCCGAAGAATCAACCCCGACGACGACCGCTCCAGCCGCTGCAGCGGACGCAACAAACACAACCACCACAGCCACAGCCGCCGCTGAAACCGCCGCGGCTGTTACCACCACCACTGCTACTTCTGCAGCAACGGCAGCCCCCGAAGCAGAAACTGCAGCGGCTTCTTCCGTGGCAGACAGTGAGAGTTCTGGCACGGCCACGGCCGAGGAGCAGGGACAGGCAACTTCTGCACCTGCTGCGCAGGACCAGAGCGGCGAAGGTGCAGCCAACGCAGCAGACGACTCTTCCAAGCAGGAGGCCTCAGCAGA TGCTGCTTCTAAGAAGGAGGACGACGATGCCCAACCAGTTAAAAAAACCTATACATGGAATACAAAGGAAGAAGCAAAGCAAGCATTTAaagaactgttaaaagaaaag CGAGTACCATCCAATGCTTCTTGGGAGCAAGCTATGAAGATGATCATTAATGATCCCAGATACAG TGCTTTGgcaaaattaagtgaaaaaaagcaagcctTTAATGCTTACAAagttcaaacagaaaaagaagagaaagaagaagcaaGATCAAAATACAAAGAAGCTAAAGAATCCTTCCAGCGTTTTCTTGAAAACCATGAAAAGATGACATCCACCACAAGATACAA AAAAGCTGAACAAATGTTTGGGGAGATGGAAGTTTGGAATGCAATATCTGAGCGTGATCGTCTTGAAATTTATGAAGATGTCCTGTTTTTTCTGTCTAAGAAAGAGAAG GAACAAGCCAAACAGTTACGAAAGAGGAATTGGGAGGCTTTGAAGAACATACTAGATAACATGGCTAATGTCACTTACTGCACTACTTGGTCGGAGGCTCAGCAGTATCTGATGGACAATCCCACGTTTGCAGAAGATGAGGAGCTTCAGA ACATGGATAAGGAGGATGCGCTGATCTGTTTCGAGGAACATATCAGGGCAttggaaaaagaggaggaagaagaaaaacagaaaagcttacTTAGAGAAAGAAGGCGGCAGCGTAAAAACAGAGAATCTTTTCAG CTCTTTTTAGACGAACTGCACGAGCATGGACAATTACACTCAATGTCCTCTTGGATGGAGTTGTACCCAACCATAAGCTCTGACATCAGGTTCACTAATATGCTTGGTCAGCCTG GATCAACAGCACTTGATCTTTTCAAGTTTTATGTTGAAGACTTGAAAGCACGTTACCATGACGaaaagaagataataaaagaTATCTTAAAG GATAAAGGATTTGTGGTTGAAGTGAATACTTCTTTTGAAGACTTTGTTACGGTCATCAGCTCAACTAAAAGAGCTACTACTTTAGATGCAGGAAATATCAAGCTGGCTTTCAACAGT CTGCTGGAAAAGGCAGAAGCCCgtgaaagagagagggaaaaagaagaagcTCGTAAAATGAAGCGGAAAGAGTCTGCCTTCAAGAGTATGTTGAAGCAAGCTACTCCTCCAATTGAGTTGGACGCTGTCTGGGAAGAT ATCAGAGATAGGTTTGTGAAGGAACCAGCCTTTGAAGACATCACTCTggagtctgaaagaaaaagaatatttaaagatTTCATGCACGTACTAGAG CACGAGTGTCAGCATCATCATTCAAAGAACAAGAAACATTCTAAAAAGTCTAAAAAACACCACAGGAAGCGGTCTCGGTCTCGTTCG GGCTCGGAGTCTGAGGATGACGACAGCCACTCCAAGAAGAAAAGGCAGCGTTCGGAATCTCGATCCGTGTCTGAGCGCTCCTCCAGTGCGGAATCTGGTACGAGattattctggtttgtttttaaattactgttaACTGGTTTATGGCTGGGTCTTTACAATTTTATcgatgtattttttttgtttcttcctgtgtcTGCAGAGAGAAGTTACAAGAAAtcaaaaaaacacaagaaaaagagcaagaagagGAGACATAAGTCT GATTCACCAGAATCGGATATTGAacgagaaaaagacaaaaaagaaagagagagagagagcgaaAAGGATAGAGCTAGACAAAGATCCGAATCAAAACATAAATCTCCTACTAAAAAACGGCCTGGAAAAGATTCT GGGAACTGGGACACTTCGGGCAGCGAGCTGAGCGAAGGGGAGTTGGAAAAACAGAGGAGGACTCTTTTGGAACAACTGGATGAAGATCAATGA